A portion of the Bufo gargarizans isolate SCDJY-AF-19 chromosome 7, ASM1485885v1, whole genome shotgun sequence genome contains these proteins:
- the SEC13 gene encoding protein SEC13 homolog: MVSVINTVDTSHEDMIHDAQMDYYGTRLATCSSDRSVKIFDVKNGGQILIADLRGHEGPVWQVAWAHPMFGNILASCSYDRKVIIWKEENGTWDKTYEYTGHDSSVNSVCWAPHDFGLMLACGSSDGAISLLTYTGDGPWDVKKISNAHTIGCNAVSWAPSVVPGSLVDQPSGQRPNYIKRFVSGGCDNLVKIWREEDGQWKEDQKLEAHSDWVRDVAWAPSIGLPTSTIASCSQDGRVYIWTCDDPTSNSWTPKLLHKFNDVVWHVSWSITANILAVSGGDNKVTLWKESVDGQWALISDVNKGQGVVSAVTDGHQNEQ; the protein is encoded by the exons ATG GTTTCCGTCATCAACACAGTGGACACGTCCCACGAGGATATGATT CACGATGCTCAGATGGATTACTACGGCACGCGTCTCGCCACCTGCTCCTCTGACAGATCCGTTAAGATCTTCGACGTGAAGAATGGCGGCCAGATACTGAttgctgatctgcgggg ACACGAGGGGCCGGTCTGGCAGGTAGCCTGGGCTCATCCCATGTTCGGCAACATCCTGGCCTCCTGCTCCTATGACAGGAAGGTCATTATATGGAAAGAAGAAAACGGGACCTGGGACAAGACGTATGAATACACCGGCCACGACTCCTCAG TGAATTCCGTGTGCTGGGCTCCTCACGACTTTGGCCTGATGTTGGCCTGTGGCAGTTCCGATGGCGCCATTTCTCTCCTCACCTACACGGGGGACGGTCCCTGGGATGTCAAAAAGATCAGCAACGCACACACG ATTGGGTGTAACGCGGTCAGCTGGGCTCCTTCCGTCGTCCCGGGGAGTTTAGTGGATCAGCCATCTGGACAGAGGCCAAACTACATCAAGAGATTCGTCTCCGGTGGATGCGACAACCTTGTGAAAATCTGGAG GGAGGAGGACGGTCAGTGGAAAGAAGATCAGAAGCTGGAGGCGCACAGTGACTGGGTGCGGGATGTGGCCTGGGCACCGTCTATCGGTCTCCCCACCAGCACCATTGCCAGTTGTTCTCAG GACGGCAGAGTTTACATATGGACCTGTGACGACCCGACCAGTAACAGCTGGACCCCCAAACTGCTGCACAAATTTAATGACGTGGTGTGGCACGTGAGCTGGTCCATCACCGCCAACATCCTGGCCGTGTCTGGGGGCGACAACAAG GTGACCTTGTGGAAGGAGTCCGTGGACGGCCAGTGGGCGCTGATCAGCGATGTAAACAAGGGACAGGGGGTCGTGTCTGCGGTGACAGACGGACACCAGAACGAGCAGTGA